In Syntrophales bacterium, a single window of DNA contains:
- a CDS encoding ATP-binding protein, whose amino-acid sequence MESRELYVKIWQDLARDKSMIFLAGPRQAGKTTLAQILSRSFPNYLYFNWDIPEHRTRLIENPTFFEAVERKDSSTPLIVLDEIHKYKDWKNYLKGVYDQFRDRYKFLVSGSGRLDIYQKGGDSLAGRYLLFHLWPFTVAELGKRNTTIDQFLNDPLQISMEGTEELKVTWSRLSELSGFPEPYLANRITTYRRWSNTYTQQLIREDVRDLTGIKSVGDVETLYLLLPSKVGSPLSAASLARDLRVSYNSIRSWLSVFERFLLIFSISPWTWRIVRAIQKERKVYLWDTPRIREPAARFENMVAMELWRAVTAWNDMGYGLFSLHFIKNKEQQEVDFLIANGHEPFLLIEAKLSDMQPSTELRKFQRTLNIPAVQLTNEGDSYRLLSNEDQSILVAPAYSWLSQLP is encoded by the coding sequence ATGGAGAGCAGGGAACTTTATGTCAAAATTTGGCAAGATCTTGCGAGAGACAAGAGCATGATCTTCCTCGCCGGACCGCGCCAGGCAGGCAAAACCACACTTGCACAAATTCTCTCTCGCTCTTTTCCCAATTATCTTTATTTCAACTGGGATATCCCTGAACATAGAACTCGCCTTATCGAAAATCCAACTTTTTTTGAAGCCGTAGAACGCAAAGACTCATCAACTCCCCTGATCGTGCTTGATGAAATCCACAAATACAAAGACTGGAAAAACTACCTCAAAGGCGTCTACGACCAATTTCGCGATAGATATAAATTTCTCGTCTCAGGAAGCGGTAGGCTGGATATTTATCAAAAAGGCGGGGATTCATTGGCAGGGCGTTATCTTCTCTTTCATTTATGGCCTTTTACTGTTGCGGAATTGGGGAAGCGAAACACAACGATTGATCAGTTTCTCAACGATCCCTTGCAAATCAGCATGGAGGGCACGGAGGAACTGAAAGTGACATGGTCGAGGCTGTCTGAGCTCAGCGGTTTTCCGGAACCGTATTTGGCGAACCGGATTACTACCTACCGCCGGTGGTCAAACACATACACACAACAATTGATACGGGAGGACGTTCGAGACCTAACTGGCATCAAATCTGTCGGAGATGTGGAAACTCTCTATCTTTTATTGCCGTCTAAAGTGGGCAGTCCTCTTTCAGCCGCCTCCCTTGCTCGTGACTTGCGAGTATCTTATAATTCGATTCGAAGCTGGTTATCTGTCTTTGAGAGATTTTTGCTGATTTTTAGCATTTCTCCCTGGACGTGGAGAATCGTCCGGGCAATCCAAAAAGAACGCAAGGTATATCTGTGGGATACTCCCCGTATAAGGGAGCCGGCAGCTCGGTTTGAAAATATGGTTGCCATGGAGTTGTGGCGGGCGGTTACAGCGTGGAATGATATGGGCTACGGTCTGTTTTCGCTCCATTTTATAAAAAACAAAGAACAGCAGGAAGTGGACTTTTTGATCGCCAATGGGCATGAACCTTTCCTCTTGATTGAGGCAAAATTATCAGATATGCAACCGTCCACCGAACTCAGGAAATTTCAACGCACTCTGAACATACCGGCAGTTCAGCTTACAAACGAAGGCGATAGTTACCGACTGCTGTCGAACGAGGACCAATCTATACTAGTGGCTCCAGCATATTCATGGCTTTCTCAGTTGCCGTAG